Below is a genomic region from Kineococcus mangrovi.
GTCGACGCTGCTCGTCCGCGCCCGGGCCCGGCTCACCGGTTCCCGGTACACCGCCTGGCGCCAGCTCGCGCACTACGCGACGCGCGGGTTGCCCGCCGCGCTGTGGCGGTTGCGGTGGTGGACGACGGGGGCGTTCGCCTTCACGACGGTCGTCGCCGTCGCCGCGGGGGTGTGGGTCGCGGGGGACCCGGCGGTCCAGGCGAGCCTGTTCGGGTCGGACGAGAACATCCGCCAGCTCGTCCAGAACGACTTCGAGAACTACTACAGCGAGTACTCCAGCACCGCGTTCGCCGGCCGGGTCTGGACGAACAACGCGTGGGTCGCGGCGACGTGCATCGCGCTCGGGGTCACCGGTCTCCCCGTCCTGGCCGCGCTGGCGTACAACGCCGTGAACGTGGGCCTGCAGGGCGGGTTGCTCATCGAGAACGGGCGCGGGGAGGTGTTCTTCGGCCTCATCCTGCCGCACGGGATCCTGGAGCTGACGGCCGTGTTCGTCGCGGCGGGAGCCGGGTTGCGGTTGTTCTGGGCGTGGGTGGCGCCCGGCCCGCGCAGCCGGTCCGGTTCGCTCGCGACGCAGGGGCGGGCGATGTTCGGCGTGGCCCTCGGGCTCGTCGTCGTGCTGTTCGTCTCCGGGGTCATCGA
It encodes:
- a CDS encoding stage II sporulation protein M — encoded protein: MDVDAFRAVHEHEWSRLRRLVARRRLDGAEADELVVLYQRTATHLSALRSAQSEPVLLDELSTLLVRARARLTGSRYTAWRQLAHYATRGLPAALWRLRWWTTGAFAFTTVVAVAAGVWVAGDPAVQASLFGSDENIRQLVQNDFENYYSEYSSTAFAGRVWTNNAWVAATCIALGVTGLPVLAALAYNAVNVGLQGGLLIENGRGEVFFGLILPHGILELTAVFVAAGAGLRLFWAWVAPGPRSRSGSLATQGRAMFGVALGLVVVLFVSGVIEGFVTPSGLPTWARIGIGVLAEVVFWTYCLALGRPAARAGETGDLEERYAGDSLPTAG